A genomic window from Halomonas sp. LR3S48 includes:
- a CDS encoding BCCT family transporter gives MKHDDAPILKPGQDNAQVLGMDFHHPVFPLSALAILAFILYALIYPDAANSHLTAARGWSIEYFDWLFMIAGNLFVLLCLALIAMPVGRIRLGGSQARPEYSTLSWFAMLFAAGMGIGLMFWSVAEPVAYYTDWYGTPLNAEAHTPAGASAAIGATMFHWGLHPWAIYGVVGLSLAFFAYNRGLPLTLRSAFTPILGERVRGWFGHIIDIVAVLATIFGLATSLGFGASQAAGGLNYLFDIPNTIGTQLAIIVVVTAVALFSVWRGIDGGVKLFSNINMVIALALLTFVIVTGGVLLFVNNLWSTTLAYVSHIVPLSNWIGRDDTTWYHGWTVFYWAWWISWSPFVGMFIARVSRGRTVREFLIAVLLVPTLVTLVWMSAFGGTALGQSAAGVGALADGISDVSLAMFQMLEHLPLTTVTSSLAILLVLIFFITSSDSGSLVIDNITAGGKTDAPRGQRVFWAVLEGVIAGILLYGGGSTALGALQAGAVATGLPFTLVLLGMAFCLVKGLLEEQRGLVAAKPA, from the coding sequence ATGAAGCATGACGATGCACCGATCCTCAAACCGGGGCAGGACAATGCCCAGGTGCTGGGGATGGATTTCCATCATCCCGTCTTCCCTCTCTCGGCCCTGGCCATCCTGGCCTTTATCCTCTATGCCCTGATCTATCCCGATGCCGCCAACAGCCACCTCACCGCGGCCCGCGGCTGGTCGATCGAATATTTCGACTGGCTGTTCATGATCGCCGGTAACCTCTTCGTGCTGCTATGCCTGGCGCTGATCGCCATGCCGGTGGGACGCATTCGCCTGGGCGGCAGTCAAGCCCGGCCGGAATACTCCACGCTCTCCTGGTTCGCCATGCTGTTTGCCGCCGGCATGGGCATCGGCCTGATGTTCTGGAGCGTGGCTGAGCCGGTGGCTTACTACACCGACTGGTATGGCACCCCGCTCAATGCCGAAGCGCACACCCCGGCCGGAGCCAGCGCAGCCATCGGCGCCACCATGTTCCACTGGGGCCTGCACCCCTGGGCAATCTACGGCGTGGTAGGGCTGTCGCTGGCCTTCTTCGCCTACAACCGCGGCCTGCCGCTGACCCTGCGCTCGGCCTTCACTCCGATCCTCGGCGAGCGCGTGCGCGGCTGGTTCGGCCACATCATCGACATCGTCGCGGTGCTGGCCACCATCTTCGGCCTGGCCACATCGCTGGGCTTCGGTGCCTCCCAGGCGGCGGGCGGACTCAACTACCTGTTCGACATACCCAATACCATCGGCACCCAACTGGCCATCATCGTGGTGGTCACCGCCGTGGCCCTGTTCTCGGTGTGGCGCGGCATCGACGGCGGCGTCAAGCTGTTCTCCAACATCAACATGGTGATCGCCCTGGCGTTGCTCACCTTCGTGATCGTCACCGGAGGCGTGCTGCTGTTCGTCAACAACCTGTGGAGCACCACCCTGGCCTATGTCAGCCATATCGTCCCGCTCTCCAACTGGATCGGCCGCGACGACACCACCTGGTACCACGGCTGGACGGTATTCTACTGGGCCTGGTGGATCTCCTGGTCGCCCTTCGTCGGCATGTTCATTGCGCGGGTTTCCCGCGGGCGCACGGTGCGTGAGTTCCTGATTGCCGTGCTGCTGGTGCCGACCCTGGTTACCCTGGTGTGGATGAGCGCCTTCGGCGGCACCGCCCTGGGGCAGTCGGCCGCTGGCGTCGGCGCCCTGGCAGACGGCATCAGCGACGTCTCGCTGGCGATGTTCCAGATGCTCGAGCACCTGCCGCTGACCACTGTGACCTCCAGCCTGGCGATCCTGCTGGTGCTGATCTTCTTCATCACCTCGTCGGACTCCGGCTCGCTGGTGATCGACAACATCACCGCCGGCGGCAAGACCGACGCCCCCCGCGGCCAGCGTGTGTTCTGGGCGGTGCTGGAAGGCGTGATCGCCGGCATTCTGCTCTACGGCGGCGGCAGCACCGCACTGGGTGCGCTGCAGGCCGGCGCCGTGGCTACCGGGCTGCCCTTCACCCTGGTGCTGCTGGGCATGGCCTTCTGCCTGGTGAAAGGGTTGCTGGAAGAGCAGCGTGGGCTGGTGGCAGCCAAGCCGGCCTGA
- a CDS encoding dipeptidase, which produces MTPQDLHDDAIVIDGLIIAKWNRELFEDMRRGRLTAANCTVSVWEGFQATVDNIVKSNQLMAECSDLVRPVRTTADITRAKEEGKTGIIYGFQNAHAFEDQIGYVEIFKQLGVGIVQMCYNTQNLVGTGCYERDGGLSGFGREIVAEMNRVGIMCDLSHVGSKTSEEVILESKKPVCYSHCLPSGLKEHPRNKSDEELRFIAEHGGFVGVTMFTPFLRAGIDATVDDYVEAIEYVMNIVGEDAIGIGTDFTQGHGKDFFEWLTHDKGYARRLTSFGKIINPEGIRTIGEFPNLTEALLRRGFSETQVRKIMGENWVRILKDVWGE; this is translated from the coding sequence ATGACTCCCCAAGACCTGCACGACGACGCCATCGTCATCGACGGCCTGATCATCGCCAAGTGGAACCGCGAGCTGTTCGAGGACATGCGCCGCGGCAGGCTCACTGCGGCCAATTGCACCGTCTCGGTTTGGGAGGGTTTCCAGGCCACCGTCGACAATATCGTCAAGTCCAACCAACTGATGGCCGAGTGCAGCGACCTGGTGCGCCCGGTGCGTACCACTGCCGATATCACCCGGGCCAAGGAGGAAGGCAAGACCGGTATCATCTACGGCTTCCAGAATGCCCATGCCTTCGAGGACCAGATCGGCTACGTCGAGATCTTCAAGCAGCTCGGCGTGGGCATCGTGCAGATGTGCTACAACACCCAGAACCTGGTGGGCACCGGCTGCTACGAGCGCGACGGCGGGCTCTCCGGCTTTGGCCGCGAGATCGTCGCCGAGATGAACCGCGTGGGCATCATGTGCGACCTCTCCCATGTCGGTTCCAAGACCTCCGAGGAGGTCATCCTCGAGTCCAAGAAACCGGTCTGCTATTCCCATTGCCTGCCATCCGGCCTCAAGGAGCACCCGCGCAACAAGTCTGACGAGGAGCTGCGCTTCATCGCCGAGCATGGCGGTTTCGTCGGCGTGACCATGTTCACGCCCTTCCTGCGCGCCGGCATCGACGCCACCGTCGACGACTATGTCGAGGCCATCGAATACGTGATGAACATCGTCGGCGAGGACGCCATCGGCATCGGCACCGATTTCACCCAGGGCCATGGCAAGGACTTCTTCGAGTGGCTGACCCACGACAAGGGTTACGCCCGTCGCCTGACCAGCTTCGGCAAGATCATCAACCCCGAGGGTATCCGCACCATCGGCGAGTTCCCCAACCTGACCGAAGCCTTGCTGCGCCGTGGGTTCAGTGAAACACAGGTGCGCAAGATCATGGGCGAGAACTGGGTGCGCATACTGAAGGACGTCTGGGGCGAGTGA
- the dgcA gene encoding dimethylglycine demethylation protein DgcA yields the protein MAFDAIFEPIQIGKLTIRNRVVSTAHAEVHATDGGMTTERYVRYYEEKAKGGCGLCICGGSSVVSIDSPQGWWSSVNLSTDRIIPHFQNLADAVHKHGGKIMIQITHMGRRSRWDGFDWPTLVSPSGIREPVHRSTCKTIEEEEIWRIVGDFAQAARRAKEGGLDGVELSAVHQHLIDQFWSPRVNKRTDQWGGSFENRMRFGMEVLKAVRAEVGDDFVVGMRICGDEFHPDGLTHDDMKKIAAYYDATGQVDFFGVIGSGCDTHNTLANVIPNMSYPPEPFLHLAAGIKEVVTVPVIHAQNIKDPNQAQRILEGGYVDLVGMTRAHIADPHLIAKIKMGQIDQIKQCVGANYCIDRQYQGLDVLCIQNAATSREYMGLPHIIEKSEGPKRKVVVVGGGPGGMEAARVAAERGHDVTLFEAAEALGGQITIAAQAPQRDQIAGITRWYQLELARLGVDLRLGTRADEATLEDLRPDVVILATGGQPFLSQFPEWGYSENPEESLVVSTWDILSGKVAPGKNVLIYDAICEFSGVSAADYLADKGAKVEIVTDDIKPGAAVGGTTFPTYYRSLYEKEVIMTSDLMLHKVYREGSGLVAVLENEYTGALEERVVDQVVVENGVRPDEALYYALKDRSRNGGQVDLEALYAAKAQPCLSADGDGYLLFRLGDCTAPRNTHAAIYDALRLCKDL from the coding sequence ATGGCATTCGACGCGATTTTCGAGCCGATCCAGATCGGCAAGCTGACCATCCGCAACCGCGTGGTCAGCACCGCCCATGCCGAGGTGCACGCCACCGACGGCGGCATGACCACCGAGCGCTATGTCAGGTACTACGAGGAGAAGGCCAAGGGCGGCTGCGGCCTGTGCATCTGCGGCGGCTCCTCGGTGGTCTCCATTGACAGCCCCCAGGGCTGGTGGAGCTCGGTGAATCTCTCCACCGACCGCATCATCCCGCACTTTCAGAATCTGGCCGATGCCGTGCACAAGCACGGCGGCAAGATCATGATCCAGATTACCCACATGGGGCGTCGCTCGCGCTGGGACGGCTTCGACTGGCCGACCCTGGTGTCGCCCTCGGGTATACGCGAACCGGTGCACCGCTCCACCTGCAAGACCATCGAGGAGGAGGAGATCTGGCGCATCGTCGGCGACTTCGCCCAGGCCGCGCGGCGGGCGAAGGAGGGTGGCCTGGATGGCGTCGAGCTCTCCGCCGTGCACCAGCACCTGATCGACCAGTTCTGGAGCCCACGGGTCAACAAGCGCACCGACCAGTGGGGCGGCAGCTTCGAGAACCGCATGCGCTTCGGCATGGAAGTGCTCAAGGCGGTGCGCGCAGAAGTAGGCGACGACTTCGTCGTCGGCATGCGCATCTGCGGCGACGAGTTCCATCCGGACGGCCTGACCCACGATGACATGAAGAAGATCGCCGCCTACTACGACGCCACCGGCCAGGTTGACTTCTTCGGCGTGATCGGCTCCGGCTGCGATACCCACAACACCCTGGCCAACGTCATTCCCAACATGTCCTACCCGCCGGAACCCTTCCTGCACCTGGCGGCGGGCATCAAGGAAGTGGTCACCGTACCGGTGATTCATGCCCAGAACATCAAGGACCCCAACCAGGCCCAGCGTATCCTCGAAGGCGGCTACGTCGACCTGGTGGGCATGACCCGGGCGCACATCGCCGACCCGCACCTGATCGCCAAGATCAAGATGGGCCAGATCGACCAGATCAAGCAGTGCGTCGGCGCCAACTACTGCATCGACCGCCAGTACCAGGGTCTCGATGTGCTGTGCATCCAGAATGCCGCGACATCCCGGGAATACATGGGCCTGCCGCATATCATCGAGAAGAGCGAAGGTCCCAAGCGCAAGGTCGTGGTGGTGGGTGGTGGGCCCGGCGGCATGGAGGCCGCCCGCGTCGCTGCCGAGCGCGGCCACGACGTGACCCTGTTCGAGGCCGCGGAGGCCTTGGGCGGCCAGATCACCATCGCCGCCCAGGCCCCGCAGCGCGACCAGATCGCCGGTATCACCCGCTGGTACCAGCTCGAACTGGCGCGCCTCGGTGTCGACCTGCGCCTGGGTACCCGTGCCGACGAGGCAACCCTCGAGGACCTGCGCCCCGACGTCGTGATTCTCGCCACCGGTGGCCAGCCCTTCCTCAGCCAGTTCCCCGAGTGGGGCTATTCGGAGAACCCCGAGGAGAGCCTGGTGGTGAGTACCTGGGACATCCTCTCGGGCAAGGTGGCGCCGGGCAAGAACGTGCTGATCTACGACGCCATCTGCGAATTCTCCGGTGTCTCGGCGGCGGACTACCTGGCCGACAAGGGCGCCAAGGTCGAGATCGTCACCGACGACATCAAGCCGGGTGCGGCGGTGGGCGGCACCACCTTCCCCACCTACTACCGCAGCCTCTACGAGAAGGAGGTGATCATGACCTCCGACCTGATGCTGCACAAGGTCTACCGCGAGGGCAGCGGCCTGGTGGCGGTGCTCGAGAACGAGTACACCGGTGCCCTGGAAGAGCGGGTGGTCGACCAGGTGGTGGTGGAGAACGGCGTGCGGCCCGACGAGGCACTCTACTACGCGCTCAAGGATCGCTCGCGCAATGGCGGGCAGGTGGACCTCGAGGCGCTCTATGCCGCCAAGGCACAGCCCTGCCTGAGCGCAGACGGCGACGGCTACCTGCTGTTCCGACTGGGCGACTGCACCGCGCCGCGCAATACGCACGCGGCCATCTATGACGCCCTGCGGCTGTGCAAGGACCTCTGA
- a CDS encoding invasion associated locus B family protein, with amino-acid sequence MSTRFTRCLGLAGLLSLLTLPPPAFAQQTSPGAADAEVTTEQFRDWEVACPSEGGGICTMGQVVNEPDSNQPVMEVVMAYPPQLDGPAMTFLLPLGVHLASGLQLQVGDGEPVQFPYQTCVQQGCRADLPVQPSLLQALRSGSTATLSLFGPRGDRIDLDISLMGFTDASTRISP; translated from the coding sequence ATGTCGACCCGGTTCACCCGATGCCTGGGCCTGGCCGGCCTGTTGTCGCTGCTGACACTGCCCCCCCCTGCCTTCGCCCAGCAGACCTCGCCGGGGGCCGCCGATGCCGAAGTCACCACCGAGCAATTCCGTGACTGGGAGGTCGCCTGCCCAAGCGAGGGCGGAGGCATCTGCACGATGGGCCAGGTGGTCAATGAACCGGACAGCAACCAGCCTGTGATGGAGGTCGTGATGGCGTATCCGCCGCAACTCGACGGCCCGGCGATGACCTTCCTGCTACCGCTGGGGGTGCATCTCGCCTCGGGCCTGCAGCTCCAGGTAGGTGACGGAGAGCCGGTCCAGTTCCCCTACCAGACCTGTGTGCAACAGGGCTGCCGTGCCGACCTTCCCGTTCAACCATCCCTGCTGCAGGCATTGCGCAGCGGCAGTACGGCCACCCTGAGCCTGTTCGGCCCACGCGGCGACCGCATCGATCTGGATATCTCCCTGATGGGCTTCACCGACGCCAGCACCCGCATCTCGCCCTGA
- a CDS encoding DUF5943 domain-containing protein, whose translation MTKMAPELPIEVDSETGVWTTDALPMLYVPRHFFINNHTAVAEALGVDKYAEILYRAGYKSAWHWCEKEAELHGLAGVEVFEHYMLRLSQRGWGKFVTEEIDLDAGTARVRLEHSAFVYQLGKTGHKEEYMFTGWFAGAMDQILAARGSSLRTVAEQTQSAAEPGCDVGIFTVKPLPDARG comes from the coding sequence GTGACCAAGATGGCCCCTGAGCTTCCCATCGAAGTGGATAGCGAAACCGGCGTGTGGACCACCGACGCCCTGCCGATGCTCTACGTACCGCGCCACTTCTTTATCAACAACCACACTGCCGTCGCCGAGGCGCTGGGTGTGGACAAGTACGCCGAGATTCTTTACCGCGCCGGCTACAAGAGCGCCTGGCACTGGTGCGAGAAGGAAGCCGAACTGCACGGCCTGGCCGGCGTGGAAGTGTTCGAGCATTACATGCTGCGGCTCTCCCAGCGCGGCTGGGGCAAGTTCGTGACCGAAGAGATCGACCTCGATGCCGGCACCGCTCGCGTTCGCCTGGAGCATAGTGCCTTCGTCTACCAGCTCGGCAAGACGGGGCACAAGGAGGAGTACATGTTCACCGGCTGGTTCGCCGGCGCCATGGACCAGATCCTCGCCGCCCGCGGCAGCAGCCTGCGTACCGTTGCCGAGCAGACCCAGAGCGCCGCCGAGCCCGGCTGCGACGTGGGCATCTTCACCGTCAAGCCGTTGCCCGACGCCCGGGGTTGA
- a CDS encoding electron transfer flavoprotein subunit alpha/FixB family protein produces the protein MSEIPRRDPRKEWIARNRLHPDHLSVLAELGEGTSVATEWMGPNGVIRRNPHAVGFIGPNGIKRIDRSGAQQGGPAVTGTAETKDSRRQVTIDDPAFLVTVVPELPGGRLSGHDKDLLGLARRLADADPERPGAVLAVVFGEHKEEAFGEAGIDRLLHLDDALFDGYAPEARLAALAAVEAEYAPSHWLLPDSKLGGADLGRRLAARLQERPAAGVWQIEPDAAAPLGWRCTGRGAAGTTDIQRALPRVALALPECAEPVSETRHAAQSLALPQPLPALLARIEDRGQVAVDPAGVALAEAEFILSAGNGVKEWEGFHHAAKVLGATEGASRVAVDDGFMPRDRQVGATGTWVTARVYVAVGISGAIQHLQGIQSCEKVVAINLDPGCDMIKRADLAVIGDSAGILAALVEMVERLREEKRDAA, from the coding sequence ATGAGCGAGATCCCGCGCCGCGATCCGCGTAAGGAGTGGATTGCCAGAAACCGCCTGCACCCCGACCATCTGAGCGTGCTGGCAGAACTCGGCGAGGGCACGTCCGTAGCGACGGAGTGGATGGGCCCCAACGGGGTGATCCGCAGGAACCCACACGCGGTGGGTTTCATCGGCCCCAATGGCATCAAGCGCATCGACCGTAGCGGCGCCCAGCAGGGTGGGCCTGCCGTCACCGGCACGGCGGAGACGAAGGACAGCCGCCGTCAGGTGACGATCGATGATCCGGCCTTCCTGGTGACGGTGGTGCCGGAACTTCCCGGCGGCCGCCTCTCCGGCCACGACAAGGACCTACTGGGCCTGGCCCGGCGCTTGGCCGATGCCGACCCCGAACGCCCCGGCGCCGTGCTGGCCGTGGTGTTCGGCGAGCACAAGGAGGAGGCATTTGGCGAGGCGGGCATCGACCGCCTGCTGCATCTCGATGATGCGCTGTTCGATGGTTATGCACCCGAGGCCCGCCTGGCGGCGCTCGCCGCCGTCGAGGCTGAATACGCCCCGTCTCACTGGTTGCTGCCCGACTCCAAGCTGGGCGGCGCCGACCTGGGACGGCGGTTGGCGGCACGCCTACAGGAGCGGCCCGCCGCTGGCGTCTGGCAGATCGAGCCCGACGCTGCGGCCCCGCTGGGCTGGCGCTGTACGGGTCGGGGTGCCGCCGGCACCACCGATATCCAGCGTGCCCTGCCGCGTGTCGCCCTGGCCTTGCCTGAATGTGCCGAGCCGGTCTCCGAGACCCGTCATGCGGCGCAGTCGCTCGCCTTGCCGCAGCCGCTGCCTGCCCTGCTGGCGCGTATCGAGGATCGCGGCCAGGTGGCCGTCGATCCGGCCGGCGTGGCCCTGGCCGAAGCCGAGTTCATCCTCTCCGCCGGCAACGGCGTCAAGGAGTGGGAAGGATTCCATCATGCCGCCAAGGTGCTGGGAGCGACCGAAGGCGCCTCGCGGGTGGCGGTGGACGACGGATTCATGCCGCGCGACCGCCAGGTGGGCGCCACCGGTACCTGGGTCACCGCCCGGGTCTACGTGGCAGTGGGTATCAGCGGTGCCATCCAGCACCTGCAGGGGATCCAGAGCTGCGAGAAGGTGGTGGCGATCAATCTCGATCCGGGTTGCGACATGATCAAGCGCGCCGACCTGGCGGTAATCGGTGACTCGGCGGGCATACTTGCGGCACTGGTCGAGATGGTGGAGCGGCTACGAGAGGAGAAGCGCGATGCAGCCTGA
- a CDS encoding electron transfer flavoprotein subunit beta produces MQPEAQQPGAQEKAMLEVAVLVSVGRHPVTGRARRADQDARGVELAMSLGQANITLLHAGTLDEQSEDALRGYLGMGLPELTLVEQPSGADVIPALAGTLKEARPQLVIAGERAEQGEGSGMLPYLLSEQLGWPLVSGLAGVEKVENGVATLLQALPRGQRRRLQVRLPAIVTVDAAAATARQSAFGPARRGEIEVEAAAVEWDEAQAEWSVAPARKRPKRLKIVKATSARERFKAAAAKAEGGSGQVLTDVTPEQGAEAIFKLLKEEGVLR; encoded by the coding sequence ATGCAGCCTGAAGCTCAACAACCTGGAGCCCAGGAGAAAGCTATGCTCGAGGTGGCGGTACTGGTCTCGGTCGGCCGGCATCCCGTGACCGGTCGTGCGCGTCGCGCCGATCAGGACGCCCGTGGTGTGGAACTGGCCATGTCCCTCGGCCAAGCGAATATCACACTGCTGCATGCGGGTACGCTCGACGAGCAGAGCGAGGATGCCTTGCGCGGCTACCTGGGCATGGGCCTGCCGGAGTTGACCCTGGTCGAGCAACCGTCCGGCGCCGACGTGATTCCCGCCCTGGCCGGTACGCTGAAAGAGGCAAGGCCGCAATTGGTGATCGCCGGTGAGCGTGCCGAACAGGGGGAGGGCTCCGGAATGCTGCCTTACCTGCTGTCCGAACAGCTGGGTTGGCCGCTGGTCAGTGGCCTGGCCGGCGTGGAAAAAGTCGAGAATGGCGTGGCGACATTGCTCCAGGCCCTGCCGCGTGGCCAGCGCCGCCGGCTTCAGGTGCGGCTGCCGGCCATCGTCACCGTCGACGCCGCCGCCGCGACGGCCCGCCAGAGCGCTTTCGGGCCGGCCCGGCGCGGTGAGATCGAGGTCGAAGCCGCCGCGGTGGAGTGGGACGAGGCCCAGGCGGAGTGGAGCGTGGCCCCGGCCCGCAAACGCCCCAAGCGGCTCAAGATCGTCAAGGCGACATCGGCGCGGGAGCGCTTCAAGGCCGCGGCGGCCAAGGCCGAAGGGGGCAGTGGCCAGGTGCTGACCGACGTGACGCCGGAGCAGGGCGCCGAGGCGATCTTCAAGCTATTGAAGGAGGAGGGTGTGCTGCGGTAA
- a CDS encoding (Fe-S)-binding protein — MLDTLLPILIFSALALAVIGAVRRVRLWRQGRPSPVPILQGLAAMPRRYLVDLHHVVARDKVMSNTHVATAGGFVAAAVLMILVHGLGFANPMLGGLLLAASALMFVGSLFVAKRRRNPPARLSKGPWMRLPKSLMAFSLSVFLITLPTVGVLPEGTGSVILALALVAVLTWGLGEMFFGMTWGGPMKHAFAGALHLAFHRRPERFGEGNRSTGLKALNLDDPKAPLGVETPSDFTWNQLLGFDACVQCGRCEAACPAFAAGQPLNPKKLIQDMVVGMAGGSDANYAGSPYPDKPIGEHAGSPHGPIVAREGTALVDAETLWSCTTCRACVEECPMMIEHVDAIVDMRRFLTLEHGNTPNKGAEVLDNLIATDNPGGFDPGSRMHWAADLNLPLMREVGQVDVLLWLGDGVFDMRNQRTLRALVKVLRAAGVDFAVLGNEERDSGDVARRLGDEATFQSLARRNIATLSQYRFQCIVTCDPHSFHVLGNEYGELGGKYEVRHHSTYIAELYEAGRLHFAPWKGGKVTYHDPCYLGRYNGEYEAPRNVLRALGIEVSEMARSGYRSRCCGGGGGAPITDIPGKQRIPDMRMNNVRETGAELVAVGCPQCTAMLEGVVDGPAEVRDIAELVADALVERSAASGNSRAAQPSVEEVTP; from the coding sequence ATGCTCGACACCCTCCTGCCGATACTGATCTTCTCCGCCCTGGCACTGGCGGTCATCGGCGCCGTCCGCCGCGTTCGCCTGTGGCGCCAGGGGCGGCCGTCGCCAGTCCCGATTCTTCAAGGCCTGGCGGCCATGCCGCGCCGCTACCTGGTGGACCTGCACCACGTGGTGGCGCGCGACAAGGTCATGTCCAATACCCACGTGGCGACCGCCGGCGGCTTCGTGGCGGCTGCCGTGTTGATGATCCTGGTGCATGGCCTGGGATTCGCCAACCCCATGCTGGGCGGGCTGCTGCTGGCTGCCAGTGCGCTGATGTTCGTGGGCAGCCTGTTCGTCGCCAAACGGCGGCGCAATCCGCCCGCACGGCTCTCCAAGGGGCCGTGGATGCGGCTGCCGAAGAGCCTGATGGCGTTTTCGTTGAGTGTCTTCCTGATCACCCTGCCGACGGTCGGCGTCCTCCCCGAAGGTACGGGTAGCGTGATCCTCGCCTTGGCGCTGGTCGCGGTGCTGACCTGGGGCCTGGGCGAGATGTTCTTCGGCATGACCTGGGGCGGGCCGATGAAGCACGCCTTCGCCGGTGCCCTGCACCTGGCCTTCCATCGCCGCCCCGAGCGCTTCGGTGAGGGCAACCGCTCCACCGGCCTCAAGGCGCTGAACCTGGATGATCCCAAGGCCCCGCTCGGCGTCGAGACGCCCAGCGACTTCACCTGGAACCAGCTGCTCGGCTTCGATGCCTGTGTCCAGTGCGGCCGCTGCGAGGCGGCCTGCCCGGCCTTCGCTGCCGGCCAGCCGCTCAATCCCAAGAAGCTGATCCAGGACATGGTCGTCGGCATGGCCGGTGGCAGCGATGCCAACTACGCCGGTTCCCCCTACCCGGACAAACCGATCGGTGAGCATGCCGGGAGCCCGCACGGCCCGATCGTGGCTCGCGAGGGCACCGCGCTGGTGGATGCCGAAACGCTGTGGTCCTGCACCACCTGCCGCGCCTGTGTCGAGGAGTGCCCGATGATGATCGAGCACGTCGATGCCATCGTCGACATGCGCCGCTTCCTGACGCTGGAGCATGGCAACACCCCCAACAAGGGGGCCGAGGTGCTCGACAACCTGATCGCCACCGACAACCCGGGCGGCTTCGATCCCGGCTCGCGCATGCACTGGGCGGCGGACCTCAACCTGCCCCTGATGCGCGAGGTGGGTCAGGTCGACGTGCTGCTGTGGCTGGGCGATGGTGTCTTCGACATGCGCAACCAGAGGACGCTCAGGGCCTTGGTGAAGGTGCTGCGTGCGGCGGGGGTCGACTTCGCCGTGCTCGGCAATGAGGAGCGCGACAGCGGCGACGTGGCGCGCCGCCTGGGTGACGAAGCGACCTTCCAGTCGCTCGCCAGGCGCAACATCGCGACCCTGTCGCAGTACCGCTTCCAGTGCATCGTCACCTGCGACCCGCACAGCTTCCACGTGCTCGGCAACGAGTACGGCGAACTGGGCGGAAAGTATGAAGTGCGCCATCACAGCACCTACATCGCCGAACTGTATGAGGCGGGGCGCCTGCACTTTGCGCCCTGGAAAGGCGGCAAGGTCACCTATCACGACCCTTGCTATCTCGGCCGCTACAACGGCGAGTATGAGGCCCCGCGCAACGTGCTCAGGGCGCTGGGCATCGAAGTCTCCGAGATGGCGCGCTCGGGCTATCGCTCGCGCTGCTGCGGCGGCGGCGGCGGCGCGCCGATTACCGATATTCCCGGCAAGCAGCGGATCCCCGACATGCGCATGAACAACGTGCGCGAAACCGGGGCCGAGCTGGTCGCGGTGGGCTGCCCGCAGTGCACCGCCATGCTCGAAGGCGTGGTGGACGGTCCGGCCGAGGTACGCGACATCGCCGAACTGGTGGCCGATGCCCTGGTGGAGCGTTCCGCTGCTTCAGGTAACAGCCGAGCCGCGCAGCCATCCGTCGAGGAGGTGACACCATGA